The following nucleotide sequence is from Pseudomonas sp. S09G 359.
CCGGCACTTTCACCGCTTCTTCGATCAGGCTGTTGAAGGTGCGCCCAGTGGGGTCGATCACGCCATCGGGGTGGGCGTATTTGAGATGGCGAAACTGGTATTGGCTGATGCATTGCACCAACTGGCCATCGCACTTACCGTTTTCAGCCAGCGGAAACCCCATCTTGGGAATGATCAAATTGAACAAGTATTGGACGCACTGAACATCGGCGGGCAAGTTACGGGCTTTACCGGGGGCGCCCACCGAAGCGGTGATAAGACGCGGCAACCCTTGCAGGCTTTTCATCACAGACATCCTTGTTAGTTAAAGAAGTGATAGCACTTCAATATCAAGCTGGCACCCTTGTCATATTCTGAAACAAGTGGCCGGCGCAAACTAACAAGGCGGTTTTGGGTTGTCCAGCGGGGGTTTGGAAAGTTGTGAAACAGCCGTCATCGACCGCACAATAAATATTGGCAGTGGCTGGGAAACACGGGATTTGGGTTTGAATCAGAGGGGGTGCTGCAAGAGGGAGCGTTATGGAGGCAACCCCACCAGCCACACCCCGGCACACAATGTTCCCGCTGTGGCTGCTGCCTTCCGGCTCTGACCAGGTTCACGGGTAATCGTTGCGGGGGGACCGATGGGGTCACCATAACGACGCCTGCCTCTCGGCAAGCGGGGCCATTGTACCGATCTCATCGGAAGTTACAACCGTTGGTTCCGGATTAAAAAATGAGAAGGTTCAAGTACTTGCCATGTGGGAGGGGGCTTGCTCCCGATGGCGGTGGATCAGGCAGTGGATTTGCTTGCTGGTATACCGCCATCGGGGGCAAGCCCCCTCCCACAGGTGCTTCATTGTGCCTGTACTACCTCATCGGCCCGGCCGCCCTCTTGCTGGATCACCAGGTGAATAAAGTGCAGCTTGGCGATGACCGCCGGGGGCAGCACGAAGGGGTAGAAATCCGGCTGGCCCATGCTGCGCGACAGTTCATTGAGCATGCCGGCCAGTTCGATCCAGGCGTTGACGAATGCCAGGAACGCCGTGCCGCCGGGGTGTTCCGGGTCGTAGAGGGTGGTGAGGGGGAATGGCTGGTAATCCAGGTCCATCTCGCGGGCGCTCATGCCAAAGCCCAAGGCAGTGTCGACCGCATCCATCATGTGCAGGTAATGCGCCCAGGTTTCGGCCCAGTCTTCCCAGGGGTGCATGGTGGCGTAGGCGCTGACGCAGGTTTGCTGCCAGTCAGGCCGCGGGCCGTTTTGGTAGTGCTGGTCGAGGGCGTCGGCGTAACTGGCGCGTTCGTCGCCGAATATGCGGCGAAAGGGTTCAAGCCGGTGGCTGTTGGCGATCAGGCGATCCCAATAATAATGGCCGACCTCATGGCGAAAATGGCCGAGCAAGGTGCGATAGGGTTCGCGCATCTGCACGCGGATTTTCTCGCGGTGGGCGTCGTCGGCTTCTTTGATGTCGAGGGTGATCAGGCCGTTGGCGTGGCCGGTCATGGGCGCGTTGCCTTCGAGGTCGATGCCTACGAAGTCGAACGCCAGGCCGTTGTCTTCGTCGACACTTTTAGGCACCACTTGCAGGCCGAGGCTGATCAGTTGCGCCACCAGGCGGCGTTTGGCTGTTTCCACCTTGCGCCAGCGCTCGGGGTTTTCCGGGACGGACAAGTCGGGGATGGTGCGATTGAGGCTGCAGGCCACACACAACGGCGCGGTGCTGTGGGCCGGGATCAGCCAGTTGCAGGCGGCTGGAGTGTCGAGGTTGGCGCAGCGGCGGAAGGCGCCGGCGTCGAGGTTGTCGTCTTGCAGCCAGGTGTCGACGACGGGCCCGGGTTGCAGGGACGACAAGCGGCTCTGTTGTGGCTGATAGCCCAACAGCGCCTGGCAGGCCAGGCATTGGCTGTTGCGGAAGAACAGGGATTGCCCGCAACGGCACTGCCACACTTTGCTGTTGCGGGATGAGCCCGCCGTGAACGGTGCAGCGATGCGCGAACTGAGTTGCTCGAAGTAGCGGAACATGGCGATCTCTCCCTGGGTGACTGAGACTAGATCATTTCCTCTTCGAGATCGTTCCACTTTGGTAATGAGCGGGGCTGCTGCGCAGCCCAACGCGGGCAAGCCCGCTCGCCACAACAAGCCTGTTAGCAACAACAAGCTTGCTGATCACAACAGGCCTGCTTGCCACAACAGGCGGGGTTGTTACAACACGCGAGCTGCTACACGGTGATGTTGTGTTTGGCCAGGAAGGCGACGAAGGCTTCTTCGTCGAGGACTTTCAGGCCCAGTTCGCTGGCCTTGGCCAGTTTGGAACCGGCGCCCGGGCCGGCCACCACGCAGTGGGTTTTCGCCGAGACGGAACCGGCCACCTTGGCGCCGAGGCTTTCGAGCTTGTCCTTGGCCACATCGCGGCTCATCAGTTCCAGGGAACCGGTGAGTACCCAGGTGTGGCCGGCTTCGGGCAGGCCTTCGACCACCTTCTTCTCGCTCTGCCAGTGCATGCCGAAGTCCTTGAGCTGCTGCTCGATGGCCAGGGCACGGTTGGCGTTGTCCGGGTTATCGAAAAACTCTCGTACGGCCTTGGCTTGCTTCTCGGGCAGTGCCTGGCGCATATCCAGCCAATCCGCCTTGATCACGCCTTCGAGGCTGCCGAACTTGTCCGCCAGTTTCTGCGCGGCGCCCGGGCCCACGGAAGGCACGTGCAGTTTGTCGAGCAAGCCACCGAGTGTGGTGCTGGCGGCAAACTCGGCGCTCAGCTCGCCCTGCTCCTGCAATTGCAGGCCGCATTCATCCGGCGACAGCAGCGCGCCGATCACGTCCTGGTTATGGCTGTCTTCAAAGAAGCTGTGGATCTCATGCGCCACTTCCAGGCCGACGTCCGGCAAGTACGTCAGCACTTCCGGCAAGGCCCGCTGCACGCGCTCCAGGGAGGCCAGGGAGCGCGCCAGCACCTTGGCGGTCTCCTCGCCCACATCCGGGATGCCCAGCGCGTAGATGAACCGCGCCAGGGTCGGCGTCTTGCTGTTTTCGATGGCGGTGATCAGCTTCTTGCTGGAGATATCGGCGAAGCCTTCCAGGTCGATGATCTGCTCGTACTTGAGCTTGTAGAGGTCGGCCGGCGAACCGATGAGCTTTTCATCCACCAACTGCTCGATGGTCTTGTCGCCCAGGCCGTCGATGTCCATGGCGCGGCGCGAGACGAAGTGAATAATCGCCTGCTTGAGTTGCGCGCCACAGGCCAGGCGCCCAACGCAGCGGTACACCGCGCCTTCGCTGACGGTTTCCTTGCCCTTGCTGCGTTTGACCAGCTGCGTACGTTCCACATGCGAACCGCACACCGGGCAGCTTTCGGGGATCGGCACCGCGCGGGCGTTTTCCGGGCGGCGTTCGAGGACCACCGACACCACCTGCGGGATGACGTCGCCGGCGCGGCGGATGATCACGGTGTCGCCGATCATCACGCCCAGGCGCGCAACCTCATCCATGTTATGCAACGTGGCGTTGGACACCGTGACGCCAGCCACCTTGACCGGTTTAAGGCGCGCCACCGGGGTTACGGCGCCGGTGCGGCCGACCTGGAATTCGACGTCGAGCAGTTCGGTCAATTCTTCCAGGGCCGGGAATTTATGCGCGATGGCCCAACGCGGCTCGCGGGCACGGAAGCCCAGCTCCCGCTGCGAGGCAATGCTGTTGACCTTGAACACCACGCCGTCGATTTCATAGGGCAGGCTGTTACGCCGCTCGCCGATATCGCGGTAGTAGTCGAGGCAGTCCTGGATGCCTTTGGCCAGTTTCAGTTCATGACTGATCGGCATGCCCCACTTCTGCAACTGCTGCAGGTTGCCGATATGGGTGTCGCTGATATCGGTGGTCACGCCATAGCAGCAGAATTCCAACGGGCGGCTGGCGGTGATTTTCGAGTCCAACTGGCGCAGGCTGCCGGCGGCGGCGTTGCGCGGGTTGGCGAAGGTCTTGCCGCCGACCTCCAGCTGCGAGGCATTGAGCCGCTCGAAACCGGCCTTGGACATGAACACTTCGCCGCGCACTTCCAGGGTCGCCGGCCAGCCACTGCCGTGCAGTTTCAGTGGGATATTGCGCACGGTGCGCACGTTGACGCTGATGTCTTCACCGGTGGTGCCATCACCCCGGGTGGCGCCACGCACCAACTCACCGTCCTGATACAACAGGCTGACCGCCAGGCCATCCAGCTTGGGCTCGCAGCTGTATTCCACCGCAGCGCCAGCGCCGAACAGATCGCCCGCCGGCAGGTCGAGGCCTTCGGTCACGCGGCGATCAAATTCGAGCATGGTGGTTTCATCGAAGGCGTTGCCGAGGCTGAGCATCGGAATTTCATGCTTCACCTGGGTAAACGCCGACAGCGCCGCACTGCCGACCCGCTGCGTCGGCGAGTCACGCGTCACCAGTTCCGGGTGCTCGGCCTCCAGGGCCTTGAGTTCGTGGAACAAGCGGTCGTACTCGGCGTCCGGAATGCTCGGCTCGTCGAGGACGTGGTAACGGTAGTTGTGCTGATCCAGTTCAGCGCGCAGTTCGAGGATGCGGGTGTGGGCGGCGGTCATGGGTGTTCTCTCATAAAGCAAAAGAGCAGCCGAAGCTGCTCAATATGTTAGTGCGCTTATTCTACTGACAACGCTGGAAACCAATCCTCAGCGTTTCTGTGTCAGGGCGCGACGCTCGAACTCGACGATGCGCTGACGGTAGTGCTCGATGGTCTGGGCAGTCAGGACGCTGCGTTGGTCGTCCTTGAGCTCGCCGTTGAGTTCCTGGGACAGCTTGCGGGCGGCGGCCACCATCACGTCGAACGCTTGTTTCGGGTGACGCGGGCCTGGCAAACCGAGGAAGAAGCTCACCGCCGGGGTGCTGAACAGGTCGATATCGTCGAGGTCGAAGGTGCCTGGCTTGACCGCGTTGGCCATGGAGAACAGCACTTCGCCATTGCCAGCCATGCTTTCGTGACGGTGGAAGATATCCATCTCGCCAAAACGCAGGCCGCTTTCGAGGATGTTCTGCAACAGTGCCGGGCCTTTGAAGCCGGCGGCGTCGCGGCAGATCACGCTGATCACCAGGACTTCTTCGGCAGCCGGCTGGTCGTTGACCGATTGGCGCGGCGCGGTCGACGTCTTGCCGACGTTTTCATCCGGGAAATCATCGTCGCGGCTGCTGAAGCTAGGCCCTTCGTCCACGTCGAGGTTGAGGTCGCCCTGATGTGGCTCGGCAACCGCCGCGCTCGCGCGTTTGCCACGCTTGGAGGACGGCTCGCGGGCTTCACGCAGCGGCGCGCTCATCGACGGCAAGTCGTGCTCGTCCAGCTGTGGTTCTTTGTGGGTATCCAGCACACGGGGCGGCCCCAGCAGCTCGGCGCTGCCGTCGTCGTCGGGCAAGTTGGACAGGTTGCGGTCCAGACGGAATTTGAGCTTGCCCTTGCCACCGCGCATGCGGCGCCAGCCATCAAAAAGAATACCGGCAATGACAATAATGCCGATGACGATCAGCCACTCGCGCAGACCGATTTCCATGTAATCCCGTGCCTCTAATAAAAAATGCTGAAAAATAAGGGGTTTAGCAACGTGCAAACCGCTTTAAAACGTGGCGCCAACTCTATGTTCTGGCTGACGTTTTACCCACGCACACGAAAATTTGACATTAAACTAGCACGACCAAAGATAACTTTACACCGTCTGTCAAAATGCCTTGAACAAATATGTCCATTTGCCACTTTCGCCAGACCGGTAAACGACCTTACATCGCGCTACAAAAAATCTCTCAAGGCGTGGCTCAGGATTCCACCATCGCCATCGCTTCTTCCACATCCACGGCCACCAATCGCGAACAGCCCGGCTCATGCATCGTGACGCCCATCAGCTGATCAGCCATTTCCATGGCGATCTTGTTGTGGGTGATGTAGATGAACTGCACGGTCTGGGACATCTCTTTGACCAAACGCGCGTAGCGTCCAACGTTAGCGTCATCCAGCGGGGCGTCAACTTCATCGAGCATGCAGAACGGCGCCGGGTTCAACTTGAAGATGGCAAATACCAAGGCCAATGCGGTCAGGGCTTTCTCGCCGCCGGACAACAAATGGATGGTGCTGTTCTTCTTGCCCGGAGGCCGCGCCATGATCGTTACCCCTGTATCGAGTAGATCTTCGCCCGTCAGTTCCAAGTAAGCGCTGCCACCGCCGAAAACTTTTGGGAATAACGCCTGTAAACCGCCATTAATCTGATCAAAGGTATCTTTGAAGCGGTTGCGGGTTTCCTTGTCGATCTTGCGGATCACGTTTTCCAGGGTGTCCAAGGCTTCCACCAAGTCGGCGTCCTGGGCATCCAGATAACGTTTACGCTCGGACTGCTGCTGGTATTCATCGATGGCCGCGAGGTTGATCGCGCCCAGGCGTTGGATACGTGCGGCAATCCGCTCAAGTTCTTCTTCGGCGTCTTTTTCGTTGGCCTGTGCGGTCAAGGTATTGAGCACGCCGTGCAGGTCGTAGCCGTCTTCCAGCAACTGGTCTTGCAGGGTCTTGCGGCGCACGGTCAGGGCTTGCCATTCCATGCGCTGCTGCTCGAGCTGGCCGCGGATCAGCTGGGACTGCTGCTCGGCCTGGGTCCGGCGTTTTTCGGCGTCGCGCAGTTCGCGGTCGGCGTCTTCCAGGGCGATCTGTGCAGTCTTGAGTTCTTCGTCGACGGTCATGCGTTTGTCGAGCAACTCTTCGAGCTTGAGGCGCAACTCTTCCAGGGGCGCTTCGCCCTCTTCAAGGTTGAGGCTCAGTTGCTCGCGCTTTTCGGTAAGGCGTTCGGATTGCATCTCCAGGCGCTCAAGGGCCTGGGCCGTGGAATTATGCTGAGCCTTGAGCGAGCCCAGGCGCACCGCCAATTGGTGGGCGTGGTCCTTGTGCTGGCGGGCTTCCTGGCGCACGCGGTCGAGGCGCTCGCGCAGGCTGTCGCGCTGGGCCAGCAGCAGCTCGCGCTGCTCGGTGTCCAGCGCCATGCTGTCGAGGGCTTCCTGCAACTGCAGGCGCGCTTCACCGATCTGTTCGTGTTCGAGGGCGCGCTGCTCGCCCATCTCGGCGACTTCTTCGTCGAGGCGCGTACGACGCAGGGTCAGTTGCTCGACCTTGGCCTTGCTCGCCGACAGTTGGGCTTTCAGTTCGCCTTGCTGGCGCGCCTCGTCCTGCAACAGTCGGCGCAGGTGCTCGCGGCCGGTCTCTTGCTGACGCTGGGTGGCGCGCAGGGTTTGCAGTTCGGTTTCCAAGCGTTCCAAGGTGGCTTCGCGCTCTTCACGCTCGGCGCTCAGGTTGACGATTTCCTGGCCACGGGCCAATACGCCGCTTTCCGCTTCACTGGCGCGGCGCACCCGCAGGAAGTGCCGCCCGACCCAATAGCCGTCGCGGCTGATCAGGCTTTCGCCGGCTGCCAGTTGGCCGCGCTGGGCCAATGCCTGTTCCAGGGACTCCACCGGTTTGACCTGGCCGAGCCAGGGCGACAGATCAATCGCCGCCTCGACTTTATCCAGCAGGCTGCCCGGCACCCGCACGCCATCGGCGGCCGGGCTGAGCAAACGCAGATCGCCCTGGGCAAAACCGGCCAGGTCGAAGCCGCCAAAATCGTCCACCAGCACGGCTTGCAGGTCGGCGCCTAAAACGGTTTCCACCGCCAGCTCCCAACCGGCTTCAACTTTTAACCCTTCGGCCAGGCGCGGGCGCTCGGCCAGATGCTGGTCGCGCAACCACTCGGCGGTGCCGGTGCCCGGGTCCAGCGCGGCTTGCTGCAAGGCCTCGAGGGAGGCCAACCGGCCGTTGAGCCGCTGCAAATCGCCCTGGGCTTGCTGCTGCGCCTGGGTCGCCTGTTGCAGCTGCTGACGCAATTGCTCCAGGCGCTCCACTTGCTGTTCTTCGCTGGCCTCCAGCTCTTCGAGGGTCATCTCGCTTTCGGCGAGTTGCTCACTCAGTTCCATGATCGCCGCGTCTTCCGGGTCGGCGGCGAGCAATGCGCGCTCTTCCTGCATGCGGCGCTGGCGCTCGGCCAGGCGTTCCATGCTGGTTTCCAGCTGTTGGATGCGCGACTGCTGCACTTCGGCCTGGCGGCGCGGTTCGGCAGATTGCAGGTTGAAGGTGTCCCACTGCTCCTGCCAACCGTGCATGGTGGTTTCGGATTCTTCCAGCGCGGCGGCGGCTTCTTCGGCGGCGGCGCTGGTGATTTCCTGCTCGGGGGTGAGCATGTCCAGCTCTTCGCCGAGGGTCAGCAGCAGCGTGCGGTCGTGGCCCAGATGCGATTCGGTTTCCAACCGCGCGCGCTCGGCTTCTTTCAAGTCGTCCTGCAACTGGCGCAAACGCTGCTGGCCGTGCTGGATGCTCTGCTCGACGCGGGCGATATCGCCGCCCACCGAATAGAAGCGCCCCTGCACCAGATTGAAGCGCTCGGACAGGTCGTGGTGCCCATCACGCAGGCGCTCGATGCTGGCGTCGGCATTACGTTGCTCGGCCACCAGGGCTTCGAAGCTGATTTCCTGGGTGCCGATAATCGCTTCGCGCTGGCCCACCTGGTCATTCAGCGCCTGCCAACGCAGGGCCGACAGTTGCGCCTTGAGCTGGCGCTCCTCGCCCTTGTATTCCTGATACTTCTCGGCGGCCTGGGCCTGGCGGTGCAGGCGCTCGAGTTGACGCTCCAGCTCTTCGCGCAGGTCGGTCAGGCGGGCGAGGTTTTCATGGGTGCGGCGGATACGGTTTTCGGTCTCGCGGCGGCGCTCCTTGTACTTGGAGATGCCGGCGGCTTCCTCGATAAAGTTGCGCAGGTCTTCGGGCTTGGCTTCGATCAGCTTGGAGATCATGCCCTGTTCGATGATCGAGTAGCTGCGCGGGCCCAGGCCGGTGCCGAGGAAGATGTCGGTGATATCGCGTCGACGGCATTTGGTGCCGTTGAGGAAGTAACTGTTCTGGCTGTCGCGCGTGACTTTACGGCGGATCGAGATCTCCGCGTAGGCCGCGTACTCACCGATCAGCGTGCCGTCGGAGTTGTCGAACACCAGTTCGATGCTGGCCTGGCTCACTGGCTTGCGGCTGGTGGAGCCGTTGAAGATGACGTCGGTCATCGACTCGCCACGCAGGTTTTTTGCCGAGCTCTCGCCCATCACCCAGCGTACGGCGTCGATGATGTTCGACTTGCCGCAACCATTGGGCCCGACCACCGCCGCCATGTTACTGGGGAAGTTCACCGTGGTCGGGTCGACGAAGGATTTGAACCCCGCCAGTTTGATGCACTTGAGCCGCACGCTTAGGCGTCCGCCAACGCTGCGATAACCAATGAGGAACTGCGCTGGCAGTAGGCCGACAGTACTTGGCGAATCTGCGGCAGGTCACGGGCAAGTACGGCGGCGAGCAATTGCTCGAACAGTGCCAGGTATTCGCTCATCGACGCCTTGCGCTGATCCAGGGCCAGGTAATAGGCGCGGTTCATCGCCGGTTGCAGGTTCTCGACGGTTTCCTGCAAATACGGGTTATTGGCGAAGGGGTACGCGGCGCGCATCACGTTGAAGCACTCTTCGACGAAGGCGCGGATGTCCTGGCGCTCGAAGTTGCCGACAAGACGCTGCTGGATCTGCACGAACGGCGCCATGTCGGCCTGGGTCTGCCAACCTTCGGCAACCGCATTGCCCAGCAAGATGTACAACTCGCTCATCAAGGTGCACAGGCTCTGCACCTTGTGCGCGGTGAGCTCGGTGACGTGGGCGCCACGGCGCGGCAGGATCGCGATCAAGTGACGGCGTTCAAGGATCAGCAGGGCTTCACGCACGGAACCACGGCTGACATT
It contains:
- a CDS encoding putative zinc-binding metallopeptidase — protein: MFRYFEQLSSRIAAPFTAGSSRNSKVWQCRCGQSLFFRNSQCLACQALLGYQPQQSRLSSLQPGPVVDTWLQDDNLDAGAFRRCANLDTPAACNWLIPAHSTAPLCVACSLNRTIPDLSVPENPERWRKVETAKRRLVAQLISLGLQVVPKSVDEDNGLAFDFVGIDLEGNAPMTGHANGLITLDIKEADDAHREKIRVQMREPYRTLLGHFRHEVGHYYWDRLIANSHRLEPFRRIFGDERASYADALDQHYQNGPRPDWQQTCVSAYATMHPWEDWAETWAHYLHMMDAVDTALGFGMSAREMDLDYQPFPLTTLYDPEHPGGTAFLAFVNAWIELAGMLNELSRSMGQPDFYPFVLPPAVIAKLHFIHLVIQQEGGRADEVVQAQ
- the ligA gene encoding NAD-dependent DNA ligase LigA, with the protein product MTAAHTRILELRAELDQHNYRYHVLDEPSIPDAEYDRLFHELKALEAEHPELVTRDSPTQRVGSAALSAFTQVKHEIPMLSLGNAFDETTMLEFDRRVTEGLDLPAGDLFGAGAAVEYSCEPKLDGLAVSLLYQDGELVRGATRGDGTTGEDISVNVRTVRNIPLKLHGSGWPATLEVRGEVFMSKAGFERLNASQLEVGGKTFANPRNAAAGSLRQLDSKITASRPLEFCCYGVTTDISDTHIGNLQQLQKWGMPISHELKLAKGIQDCLDYYRDIGERRNSLPYEIDGVVFKVNSIASQRELGFRAREPRWAIAHKFPALEELTELLDVEFQVGRTGAVTPVARLKPVKVAGVTVSNATLHNMDEVARLGVMIGDTVIIRRAGDVIPQVVSVVLERRPENARAVPIPESCPVCGSHVERTQLVKRSKGKETVSEGAVYRCVGRLACGAQLKQAIIHFVSRRAMDIDGLGDKTIEQLVDEKLIGSPADLYKLKYEQIIDLEGFADISSKKLITAIENSKTPTLARFIYALGIPDVGEETAKVLARSLASLERVQRALPEVLTYLPDVGLEVAHEIHSFFEDSHNQDVIGALLSPDECGLQLQEQGELSAEFAASTTLGGLLDKLHVPSVGPGAAQKLADKFGSLEGVIKADWLDMRQALPEKQAKAVREFFDNPDNANRALAIEQQLKDFGMHWQSEKKVVEGLPEAGHTWVLTGSLELMSRDVAKDKLESLGAKVAGSVSAKTHCVVAGPGAGSKLAKASELGLKVLDEEAFVAFLAKHNITV
- the zipA gene encoding cell division protein ZipA, which gives rise to MEIGLREWLIVIGIIVIAGILFDGWRRMRGGKGKLKFRLDRNLSNLPDDDGSAELLGPPRVLDTHKEPQLDEHDLPSMSAPLREAREPSSKRGKRASAAVAEPHQGDLNLDVDEGPSFSSRDDDFPDENVGKTSTAPRQSVNDQPAAEEVLVISVICRDAAGFKGPALLQNILESGLRFGEMDIFHRHESMAGNGEVLFSMANAVKPGTFDLDDIDLFSTPAVSFFLGLPGPRHPKQAFDVMVAAARKLSQELNGELKDDQRSVLTAQTIEHYRQRIVEFERRALTQKR
- the smc gene encoding chromosome segregation protein SMC, with the protein product MRLKCIKLAGFKSFVDPTTVNFPSNMAAVVGPNGCGKSNIIDAVRWVMGESSAKNLRGESMTDVIFNGSTSRKPVSQASIELVFDNSDGTLIGEYAAYAEISIRRKVTRDSQNSYFLNGTKCRRRDITDIFLGTGLGPRSYSIIEQGMISKLIEAKPEDLRNFIEEAAGISKYKERRRETENRIRRTHENLARLTDLREELERQLERLHRQAQAAEKYQEYKGEERQLKAQLSALRWQALNDQVGQREAIIGTQEISFEALVAEQRNADASIERLRDGHHDLSERFNLVQGRFYSVGGDIARVEQSIQHGQQRLRQLQDDLKEAERARLETESHLGHDRTLLLTLGEELDMLTPEQEITSAAAEEAAAALEESETTMHGWQEQWDTFNLQSAEPRRQAEVQQSRIQQLETSMERLAERQRRMQEERALLAADPEDAAIMELSEQLAESEMTLEELEASEEQQVERLEQLRQQLQQATQAQQQAQGDLQRLNGRLASLEALQQAALDPGTGTAEWLRDQHLAERPRLAEGLKVEAGWELAVETVLGADLQAVLVDDFGGFDLAGFAQGDLRLLSPAADGVRVPGSLLDKVEAAIDLSPWLGQVKPVESLEQALAQRGQLAAGESLISRDGYWVGRHFLRVRRASEAESGVLARGQEIVNLSAEREEREATLERLETELQTLRATQRQQETGREHLRRLLQDEARQQGELKAQLSASKAKVEQLTLRRTRLDEEVAEMGEQRALEHEQIGEARLQLQEALDSMALDTEQRELLLAQRDSLRERLDRVRQEARQHKDHAHQLAVRLGSLKAQHNSTAQALERLEMQSERLTEKREQLSLNLEEGEAPLEELRLKLEELLDKRMTVDEELKTAQIALEDADRELRDAEKRRTQAEQQSQLIRGQLEQQRMEWQALTVRRKTLQDQLLEDGYDLHGVLNTLTAQANEKDAEEELERIAARIQRLGAINLAAIDEYQQQSERKRYLDAQDADLVEALDTLENVIRKIDKETRNRFKDTFDQINGGLQALFPKVFGGGSAYLELTGEDLLDTGVTIMARPPGKKNSTIHLLSGGEKALTALALVFAIFKLNPAPFCMLDEVDAPLDDANVGRYARLVKEMSQTVQFIYITHNKIAMEMADQLMGVTMHEPGCSRLVAVDVEEAMAMVES
- a CDS encoding GntR family transcriptional regulator, with translation MTFKAPDSLAEQIAHHLAERIIRGDLKPGERIQEQKVTLALNVSRGSVREALLILERRHLIAILPRRGAHVTELTAHKVQSLCTLMSELYILLGNAVAEGWQTQADMAPFVQIQQRLVGNFERQDIRAFVEECFNVMRAAYPFANNPYLQETVENLQPAMNRAYYLALDQRKASMSEYLALFEQLLAAVLARDLPQIRQVLSAYCQRSSSLVIAALADA